A window from Sphingopyxis alaskensis RB2256 encodes these proteins:
- a CDS encoding aldehyde dehydrogenase family protein, translated as MASAAPAVHLHLGHEQRTSGTGGTHSHLHPVKQTVQADIPLAGAKEVEEAVARAEAVRDEWRRTRPEARRDILNRLADLLDANKAKLAEMAALDGGTTLMVGERGVDTAVAWTRYYAGWCDKLTGELMSTFDTRGEFSYSVPEPIGIIGIIITWNGPLISLCMKVCAALAAGNCVICKPAEITPFAPELFAQLCREAGVPDGVLSILPGNAACGEAIVRHKKIRKISFTGGPITARKILAACAEEIKPSVMELGGKSASIVFPDCDLQAAAERAVFWTVGCLSGQGCALPTRQIVHADIYDDFVARLKAIIAQFKVGDPMDPTVAVGPVINKAAVDRILGMFERARADNACTFELGGGRCGGDLADGNFIEPTLIVDADPDHEISQVEIFGPAVIVMKFHDEDEAVAIANNSEYGLAAYIQSNDLQRVHRLSERLNAGGVYNNGGFQINPHTPFGGIGISGFGKEGGKAGIDEFLHYKTVTIGVGAPIFPKQEA; from the coding sequence ATGGCAAGCGCAGCACCCGCGGTGCATCTGCATCTGGGACATGAGCAACGCACGAGCGGCACGGGTGGGACGCATTCGCACCTGCATCCGGTCAAACAGACGGTGCAGGCCGACATCCCCCTCGCCGGGGCCAAGGAAGTCGAAGAGGCTGTCGCCAGAGCCGAAGCCGTGCGCGATGAGTGGCGGCGAACGCGGCCGGAGGCGCGCCGCGACATATTGAACCGCCTTGCCGACCTGCTGGACGCCAACAAGGCGAAACTTGCCGAAATGGCGGCGCTCGACGGCGGCACCACGCTGATGGTCGGCGAGCGCGGGGTCGACACGGCCGTCGCCTGGACCCGCTATTATGCCGGCTGGTGCGACAAGCTGACCGGCGAATTGATGAGCACCTTCGATACGCGCGGCGAATTTTCCTATTCGGTGCCCGAACCGATCGGGATCATTGGCATCATCATCACCTGGAACGGGCCGCTGATCTCCCTGTGCATGAAGGTGTGCGCGGCGCTGGCCGCGGGCAATTGCGTCATCTGCAAACCCGCCGAAATCACCCCCTTTGCTCCCGAACTGTTCGCGCAATTGTGCCGCGAGGCGGGGGTACCGGACGGCGTATTGTCGATCTTGCCGGGCAATGCCGCGTGCGGCGAAGCAATCGTCCGGCACAAGAAAATCCGCAAGATCAGCTTCACTGGCGGGCCGATCACCGCGCGCAAGATTCTGGCCGCCTGCGCCGAAGAGATCAAGCCCAGCGTGATGGAACTGGGTGGAAAATCCGCCAGCATCGTCTTTCCCGACTGTGACCTTCAGGCGGCGGCGGAACGCGCCGTTTTCTGGACCGTCGGGTGCCTGTCCGGCCAGGGCTGCGCCCTGCCAACGCGGCAGATCGTCCACGCCGACATTTATGACGATTTCGTCGCCCGCCTGAAAGCGATCATTGCGCAGTTCAAGGTTGGCGATCCGATGGACCCGACGGTTGCGGTCGGCCCGGTGATCAACAAGGCCGCCGTCGATCGTATCCTGGGCATGTTCGAACGCGCCCGCGCCGACAATGCCTGCACCTTCGAACTGGGCGGTGGTCGATGCGGCGGCGATCTGGCCGACGGCAATTTCATCGAACCGACGCTGATCGTCGATGCCGATCCGGATCATGAGATCAGTCAGGTCGAGATTTTCGGGCCGGCGGTCATCGTCATGAAATTTCATGACGAGGATGAAGCCGTCGCCATTGCAAACAACAGCGAATATGGCCTGGCTGCCTATATCCAGTCGAACGACCTTCAGCGGGTGCATCGCCTGTCGGAGCGGCTGAACGCGGGCGGCGTCTATAATAATGGCGGTTTCCAGATCAATCCGCATACGCCCTTTGGCGGCATCGGCATCTCCGGCTTTGGCAAGGAAGGCGGCAAGGCCGGGATCGACGAGTTCCTTCACTACAAGACCGTGACCATCGGCGTCGGCGCCCCGATTTTTCCGAAGCAGGAGGCGTAA
- a CDS encoding SDR family NAD(P)-dependent oxidoreductase translates to MTDRLRLDGQAAFVTGGGGGIGRAIAIRLAEAGANVAILDIIAERAEETATRIRETGARALTFPADVMESDALRAAIDQAAAAFGRLDILVNNAGGVSARPFLEQSERSMRKHIDINLMSMLVATQAAARHMVAGGKGGSIINVASIEATRAAPNFAVYAACKAGMFSFTRSMALELSGHGIRVNCLAPDHTVTPGNQGNRAGPVDPATWRQRSDDEVDAMNRLIPLGREGIDMECGDAALFLSSRMASYITGILLPVDGGTWASSGWVRGQTGKWTLNEGLSFGG, encoded by the coding sequence ATGACTGATCGACTGCGTCTCGACGGACAGGCGGCGTTCGTGACCGGCGGCGGGGGCGGTATCGGCCGCGCCATTGCGATCCGGCTGGCCGAAGCAGGGGCGAATGTTGCGATCCTGGACATTATTGCGGAACGGGCGGAGGAAACGGCGACCCGCATCCGCGAGACGGGCGCGCGCGCGCTGACGTTTCCCGCCGACGTCATGGAGAGTGATGCCCTCCGCGCGGCGATTGACCAGGCGGCCGCCGCATTCGGACGGCTCGACATTTTGGTCAACAATGCGGGCGGCGTGTCGGCGCGACCCTTTCTCGAACAAAGCGAACGTTCGATGCGAAAGCATATCGACATCAACCTGATGTCGATGCTGGTGGCGACGCAGGCGGCGGCCCGGCATATGGTTGCGGGCGGAAAAGGCGGTTCGATCATCAACGTCGCCAGTATCGAGGCGACCCGCGCGGCGCCGAATTTCGCGGTCTATGCGGCGTGCAAGGCAGGGATGTTCAGCTTCACCCGGTCGATGGCGCTCGAATTGTCGGGCCATGGCATTCGCGTCAATTGCCTGGCCCCCGATCACACGGTCACGCCGGGCAATCAGGGAAATCGCGCCGGGCCGGTCGATCCCGCGACATGGCGCCAGCGCAGCGACGATGAGGTCGATGCGATGAATCGCCTTATCCCGCTTGGCCGCGAAGGCATCGACATGGAATGCGGCGACGCGGCGCTTTTCCTGTCGAGCAGGATGGCGAGCTATATCACGGGCATCCTCCTGCCGGTTGATGGCGGAACCTGGGCTTCGTCGGGCTGGGTGCGCGGTCAGACGGGCAAATGGACCTTGAACGAGGGATTGTCCTTTGGGGGCTGA
- a CDS encoding FadR/GntR family transcriptional regulator, whose translation MDNGNARIRVPKTSELVADQIRAQIIRGELQEGDSLPPEGTLMATLGISRPTLREAFRILEAESLISVVRGSRSGARVHQPSTELVSRYAGYVLESQGTTIADLYAARLAIEPTVVRWLATSKGQTPGMARVKDILAELEDMLQTDRHAEFVDNIAVFHQALVEATGNNTLSFMNRMLLNLARNHQNDYQRRHPRSNEEKYKSLRAGFKSYVKLVKMIEEGDVEGAVAHWRLHLRNANETWAQRGEGERIVDSLHA comes from the coding sequence ATGGATAATGGCAACGCGCGAATCCGGGTTCCGAAAACGTCGGAACTGGTCGCCGACCAGATCAGGGCGCAAATCATCCGCGGCGAACTTCAGGAAGGTGACTCGCTGCCCCCCGAAGGAACGTTGATGGCGACCCTGGGCATTTCGCGCCCGACGCTGCGCGAAGCCTTTCGCATCCTGGAGGCGGAAAGTCTGATCAGCGTGGTGCGCGGATCGCGAAGCGGCGCGCGGGTGCATCAACCCTCCACCGAACTTGTGTCCCGCTACGCCGGATATGTGCTGGAATCGCAAGGGACGACCATCGCCGATCTGTATGCGGCGCGGCTGGCGATCGAACCCACTGTCGTGCGCTGGCTTGCGACATCGAAGGGGCAGACCCCCGGCATGGCACGGGTGAAGGACATATTGGCCGAACTGGAGGATATGCTCCAGACCGACCGCCACGCCGAGTTCGTCGACAATATCGCGGTTTTTCACCAGGCCTTGGTCGAAGCGACGGGCAACAACACGCTGAGTTTCATGAACCGGATGTTGCTCAACCTCGCACGCAATCATCAGAATGATTATCAGCGCCGCCATCCGCGATCGAACGAGGAGAAGTACAAGAGCCTGCGCGCCGGTTTCAAATCCTATGTCAAACTGGTCAAGATGATCGAAGAAGGCGATGTCGAAGGCGCGGTGGCGCACTGGCGCCTTCACCTTCGCAACGCCAATGAAACCTGGGCGCAGCGCGGTGAGGGCGAGCGGATCGTCGATTCCCTGCACGCATGA
- a CDS encoding acyl-CoA dehydrogenase family protein yields the protein MDIGFSPDEARFRDECREWLNANVPTEKRPIDAAEAIVFDKAWQRQLFDAGWAGINWPSEYGGRGLSIVQQVIWLEEYAKAHAPWIGANFVGINHGGPTLILNASEEQKAWHLPRILKGESIWCQGFSEPGAGSDLAGIRTHGRIEGDELIVNGSKIWTSFAHVADWQELVLRTEEGSRRHAGLSWVICDMHTPGITVRPIRKMSGQTEFAEVFYDDVRIPLANVVGGLGNGWKVAMSTLSFERGTGFIADQVKQSQEIEELIATARANGRIADDCIADDLAQMRAEVAAVRAMTYRNISEVMRTGQPGPEASVIRLFTSELGQRLERMAVRLKGAAMLDFQYGDDDEVADYLRGFAATIAGGSAQIQRDIIGERLLGLPKSR from the coding sequence ATGGACATCGGCTTTTCCCCCGATGAAGCCCGATTCCGCGACGAATGCCGCGAATGGCTGAACGCCAATGTGCCGACCGAAAAGCGCCCCATCGACGCCGCCGAGGCGATCGTGTTCGACAAGGCGTGGCAACGGCAATTGTTCGACGCCGGCTGGGCGGGAATCAACTGGCCGAGCGAATATGGCGGGCGCGGCCTGTCGATCGTTCAGCAGGTCATCTGGCTGGAGGAATATGCAAAGGCCCACGCGCCGTGGATCGGCGCCAATTTCGTCGGCATCAATCACGGCGGCCCGACCCTGATCCTCAACGCCAGCGAAGAACAGAAGGCCTGGCATCTGCCGCGCATCCTGAAAGGCGAATCGATCTGGTGCCAGGGTTTCTCGGAGCCCGGTGCCGGATCGGACCTTGCCGGCATCCGGACACACGGGCGGATCGAAGGGGACGAGCTGATCGTCAACGGGTCCAAGATATGGACCAGCTTCGCCCATGTCGCCGACTGGCAAGAGCTGGTGCTGCGCACCGAGGAAGGGTCGCGGCGGCACGCGGGGTTGAGCTGGGTGATATGCGACATGCACACCCCCGGCATCACCGTGCGGCCGATCCGCAAGATGTCGGGGCAAACCGAATTTGCCGAAGTGTTCTACGACGATGTCCGCATCCCGCTGGCGAATGTCGTCGGCGGACTGGGTAATGGCTGGAAAGTCGCGATGTCCACGTTGAGCTTTGAGCGAGGCACCGGCTTCATCGCCGATCAGGTGAAGCAGAGCCAGGAAATCGAAGAACTGATCGCTACAGCGCGCGCGAACGGCAGGATCGCGGACGATTGCATCGCCGACGATCTGGCCCAGATGCGCGCCGAGGTCGCGGCGGTGCGGGCGATGACCTATCGCAACATATCCGAAGTCATGCGGACGGGCCAGCCGGGGCCGGAGGCATCCGTAATCCGCCTGTTCACATCGGAACTCGGGCAACGGCTGGAACGCATGGCAGTGCGGCTGAAAGGCGCCGCGATGCTCGATTTTCAATATGGCGACGATGACGAGGTCGCGGATTATCTGCGCGGCTTCGCGGCCACCATCGCCGGGGGCAGCGCCCAGATCCAGCGCGACATCATCGGCGAGCGGCTGCTCGGCCTGCCCAAATCCCGGTGA
- a CDS encoding cytochrome P450 — MSESPVQPARSPVFEFDYIADPGILADCHARYWELKETAPPVFWTNAHGGHWVCNTGASVQHVVRHPEIFSSRYLSIPPNPNQPKMIPEMLDPPEHRPYRQMLRPFFESKAIEPLEGRVAEWTDRLLSEVADAGECEFVAAVASRLPVAVFMELFGFPMERFDEFRHLVVDFFGARASPEERNLLAQRILGHIAELIQARMAAPEDDMISKIIVSEVDGRRLQFDELMSIGFLMFLAGLDTVTNAMSFGMRHLAHDSALRQRAIDDPGVIPDLVEELLRRYAFVATPRYIVQDTELEGAQLRAGDCILAPLPLVGWDEALNPDPATVSVERQFYRHAAFGSGIHTCLGLHLARMELIIFYRAWFSRIGHFRQVETGDESCRGGSVMALEHLHLAWDA, encoded by the coding sequence ATGAGTGAGTCGCCCGTGCAACCGGCGCGTTCGCCGGTGTTCGAATTCGATTATATCGCCGATCCCGGCATCCTTGCCGATTGTCACGCACGCTATTGGGAGCTGAAGGAAACCGCGCCGCCGGTATTCTGGACCAACGCCCACGGCGGCCATTGGGTCTGCAACACCGGCGCGTCGGTGCAGCATGTGGTGCGGCACCCGGAGATATTTTCGAGCCGCTATCTGTCGATTCCCCCAAACCCCAACCAGCCGAAGATGATTCCCGAAATGCTCGATCCGCCCGAGCACCGGCCATATCGACAGATGCTGCGCCCTTTTTTTGAATCCAAGGCGATCGAACCGCTGGAAGGACGCGTCGCCGAATGGACCGACCGCCTGCTGAGCGAAGTGGCGGACGCGGGCGAATGCGAATTCGTCGCCGCCGTCGCCTCGCGGCTGCCGGTGGCCGTGTTCATGGAATTGTTCGGCTTTCCGATGGAACGCTTTGACGAGTTCCGGCATCTGGTCGTGGATTTTTTCGGCGCCCGCGCCAGCCCGGAGGAGCGCAACCTGCTCGCGCAGCGCATTCTGGGCCATATCGCCGAGCTGATCCAGGCGCGGATGGCGGCGCCAGAGGACGACATGATTTCGAAGATCATCGTCAGCGAAGTCGACGGCCGACGCCTGCAATTCGACGAATTGATGTCGATCGGTTTCCTGATGTTCCTTGCCGGGCTGGATACGGTCACAAATGCGATGAGCTTCGGAATGCGCCACCTGGCGCATGACAGCGCCTTGCGGCAGCGGGCAATCGACGATCCGGGCGTGATCCCCGATCTGGTCGAGGAATTGCTGCGACGCTATGCCTTTGTCGCGACGCCGCGCTACATCGTTCAGGATACGGAGCTGGAGGGCGCACAGCTTCGCGCCGGCGATTGCATCCTTGCTCCCCTGCCGCTCGTCGGCTGGGACGAAGCGCTCAATCCCGACCCCGCCACGGTGTCGGTCGAGCGCCAATTCTATCGCCACGCCGCCTTCGGATCGGGAATCCACACCTGCCTGGGGCTGCATCTGGCGCGCATGGAATTGATCATTTTCTATCGCGCCTGGTTCAGCCGGATCGGCCACTTCCGCCAGGTTGAAACCGGCGACGAAAGCTGTCGCGGCGGCAGCGTGATGGCCCTCGAACATTTGCATCTGGCGTGGGACGCCTGA
- a CDS encoding AMP-binding protein, with protein MTASFIDAMIAAAARAPQASLIVASDMRPCDTTLGEVTAAGRRMGSRMTKAGVRPGDVVGCMLPNWREWLVVAVAAAQAGAVMLPIVTIYGAKELAFILRQSKARWLFTPDHFRGTDYGRLVAECGELPMLERHIRAGEDFGALESDGAMADPVPSDPDELALLVYTSGTTADPKGVMHSARTLLAEMASMREMRREKDEDIVISPWPPGHVAGALSMYRFLCQGTPLVLMDQWDAALAAELIDRHKPTSSSGTPFHLSGLLAAADVHGHDLSSLRQYLVGAAPVPSSLVERCQGQGLAVYHCYGSSEHPTVTSGTVDDPLDKQLHTEGRAIADCEMRFVDDDGNDVPAGCDGEICTRGPDLFLGYLDPALNTDAFLPGGWYRTGDIGRLDDDGYLLITDRKKDIIIRGGENISSKEVEALLLAHPAIVDAAAVAAPDDRMGEVVRACVVLAPEATLTIDELREHFFAAGIAKQKTPERLTILPELPRNASGKVLKHELRRCS; from the coding sequence ATGACGGCATCGTTCATCGATGCGATGATCGCGGCGGCGGCGCGTGCGCCGCAGGCGTCGCTGATCGTCGCATCGGACATGCGCCCGTGTGATACCACGCTCGGTGAGGTCACGGCGGCGGGGCGCCGCATGGGAAGCCGGATGACCAAGGCGGGAGTTCGGCCTGGTGATGTGGTCGGCTGTATGCTCCCCAATTGGCGCGAATGGCTCGTCGTCGCGGTTGCCGCGGCACAGGCTGGCGCGGTCATGCTGCCGATCGTCACCATCTATGGTGCAAAGGAACTGGCGTTTATCCTGCGTCAGTCGAAGGCGCGCTGGCTTTTTACGCCCGACCATTTTCGCGGCACCGATTATGGGCGCCTTGTCGCCGAATGCGGCGAATTGCCGATGCTCGAACGGCATATCCGTGCCGGAGAGGATTTCGGTGCGCTGGAAAGCGACGGGGCGATGGCGGACCCTGTACCGTCTGATCCCGACGAACTCGCGCTGCTGGTATATACGTCGGGGACCACCGCCGATCCCAAGGGGGTGATGCACAGCGCGCGCACTTTGCTGGCCGAGATGGCCTCGATGCGGGAAATGCGGCGTGAGAAGGACGAGGATATTGTCATCTCGCCCTGGCCTCCCGGCCATGTCGCGGGCGCGCTGTCGATGTACCGCTTTCTTTGCCAGGGAACGCCGCTGGTGCTGATGGATCAGTGGGACGCAGCGCTCGCCGCCGAGCTGATCGATCGCCACAAGCCGACCTCCTCGTCGGGAACGCCCTTTCACCTGTCGGGCTTGCTCGCGGCGGCCGACGTCCATGGCCATGACCTCTCTTCGCTCCGCCAGTATCTGGTCGGTGCGGCGCCGGTTCCGTCCTCGCTTGTCGAGCGCTGTCAGGGGCAGGGGCTCGCCGTCTATCACTGCTATGGATCGAGCGAGCATCCCACCGTGACCTCCGGCACCGTCGACGATCCGCTCGACAAGCAGCTCCACACCGAAGGCCGGGCGATCGCGGATTGTGAAATGCGCTTCGTCGATGACGACGGCAACGATGTGCCCGCCGGTTGCGATGGCGAAATCTGCACGCGCGGACCCGACCTCTTCCTGGGCTATCTTGACCCCGCATTGAACACGGACGCCTTCCTTCCGGGGGGCTGGTATCGTACCGGCGACATCGGCCGCCTCGACGACGACGGTTATCTGCTGATTACCGATCGCAAGAAAGACATCATCATCCGCGGTGGCGAGAATATCTCGTCAAAGGAAGTCGAAGCGCTGCTGCTCGCGCATCCGGCCATCGTCGATGCGGCGGCGGTGGCGGCGCCGGACGACCGTATGGGCGAAGTGGTCCGCGCCTGCGTCGTTCTGGCGCCAGAAGCGACGCTGACGATCGACGAATTGCGCGAACATTTCTTCGCGGCCGGCATTGCGAAACAAAAGACTCCCGAACGGCTGACCATCCTGCCCGAGCTTCCGCGCAATGCATCGGGCAAGGTGTTGAAGCATGAATTGCGCCGCTGTTCCTGA
- a CDS encoding TetR/AcrR family transcriptional regulator, with amino-acid sequence MATKIDLRPRDADRTREAILQAAQQVFAEKGFAAATIRDITARAGVNQSLVSRYFGGKLKLFEAALEAALDARLMTDLPKARFGKLIVARFADGDGRVSPLPMLFRAAADAEARVVAQRLLHERVFEPLARWIGGADASVRAARLMMISLGFFTYREQLPLAGFAGAVDPDLRRWLEDEFQAIVDN; translated from the coding sequence ATGGCGACAAAGATTGACCTGCGGCCGCGCGATGCCGACCGGACGCGCGAAGCGATATTGCAGGCAGCGCAGCAGGTGTTTGCCGAGAAAGGTTTCGCCGCAGCGACGATACGCGACATCACTGCGCGTGCCGGGGTGAACCAGTCGCTCGTCAGCCGCTATTTCGGGGGCAAGCTCAAATTGTTCGAGGCCGCGCTGGAGGCGGCGCTGGACGCGCGGTTGATGACCGACCTGCCGAAAGCCCGATTCGGCAAGCTTATCGTGGCGCGCTTCGCCGACGGGGACGGGCGCGTCAGCCCCCTGCCGATGCTGTTTCGCGCAGCCGCCGACGCCGAAGCGCGCGTCGTGGCGCAGCGGTTGCTGCACGAAAGGGTGTTCGAACCGCTGGCGCGGTGGATCGGCGGGGCCGATGCCAGCGTTCGCGCGGCGCGTTTGATGATGATCTCGCTCGGCTTCTTTACGTACCGCGAACAGCTTCCGCTGGCCGGGTTTGCAGGCGCGGTCGATCCCGACCTGCGCCGCTGGCTGGAGGATGAGTTTCAGGCGATCGTCGACAACTGA
- a CDS encoding acyl-CoA dehydrogenase-like protein, whose product MDLTPNDDQIALVSATADWCRDHMPLENARSRSRDLWPQIDAMGWASMTGPEMELDHATEALVFAELGRFLAPVALLSSAVAARWEPRQVKVALAVTEGRMLRVLDGSDASAALGVVDRRAMLFDLPAALSAQPSLDPTVTVARFDEPPSAHALADARAALHLQLVAAAFAVGCADAARDMAAGYALIREQFERPIGWFQAIKHMCADMAVRAAVARSQLYYAACALDSNADEAAFHVAAAKRLADQAALENSRANIQVHGGIGMTDEALPHLCLKRAHLLQFVIPAERSALLASA is encoded by the coding sequence ATGGACCTGACCCCGAACGACGACCAGATTGCCCTTGTTTCCGCCACCGCCGACTGGTGCCGCGATCATATGCCGCTCGAAAACGCGCGCTCGCGCAGTCGCGATCTTTGGCCGCAGATCGACGCGATGGGCTGGGCCTCGATGACCGGCCCCGAAATGGAGCTGGACCACGCGACCGAAGCGCTGGTCTTTGCCGAGTTGGGCCGCTTTCTAGCGCCGGTGGCGCTGCTGTCGAGCGCCGTCGCCGCGCGCTGGGAACCCCGCCAGGTCAAAGTCGCGCTGGCCGTGACCGAGGGCAGGATGTTGCGGGTGCTGGACGGCTCCGATGCGTCGGCCGCGCTGGGCGTTGTCGATCGTCGCGCAATGCTTTTCGATCTTCCAGCAGCGTTGAGCGCGCAGCCTTCGCTCGACCCTACCGTAACGGTCGCCCGCTTCGACGAACCGCCTTCGGCTCATGCGCTTGCCGATGCCCGCGCTGCGCTGCACCTCCAGCTTGTCGCCGCTGCGTTCGCGGTCGGCTGTGCCGACGCGGCGCGTGACATGGCCGCCGGATATGCCCTGATACGCGAACAATTCGAGCGGCCGATCGGCTGGTTTCAGGCGATCAAACATATGTGCGCCGACATGGCCGTGCGCGCTGCCGTCGCTCGTTCGCAGCTATATTATGCGGCGTGCGCACTCGATTCCAACGCCGATGAAGCGGCGTTTCATGTGGCGGCGGCGAAGCGACTCGCCGACCAGGCCGCGCTGGAAAATAGCCGCGCCAACATTCAGGTGCACGGCGGGATCGGCATGACCGACGAAGCCTTGCCCCATCTGTGCCTGAAGCGCGCGCATCTGCTACAGTTCGTCATTCCGGCCGAGCGAAGCGCCTTATTGGCCAGTGCCTGA
- a CDS encoding SDR family oxidoreductase, which yields MPDFTNARFDLDGKVAIVTGAGGRGNSIGRAYAVGLANAGASVVVADLNKEGAERVAAEINDGGGTALAIQVDIADEASVAAMMEATRSAFGGLDILVNNAALMVEAVGTPAIQTSIADFERLMRVNLTGALICSKAAVPLFQARGGGKIVNQLSAGAFPAQTPYGISKVALLGLTTTLATELGRMNINVNAIAPGMTMSDAGKALTPEDSPFVQAAMARVVKQPRGEPQDLVGALLLLCSPAGDWITGQALNVDGGFIMRN from the coding sequence ATGCCGGATTTCACCAATGCCCGGTTCGATCTGGACGGCAAGGTCGCCATCGTCACCGGCGCGGGCGGGCGCGGCAACAGCATCGGACGCGCCTATGCCGTCGGCCTCGCCAATGCCGGGGCGAGCGTCGTGGTCGCCGATCTGAACAAGGAAGGCGCCGAGCGCGTCGCGGCCGAAATCAACGATGGCGGCGGCACCGCGCTCGCGATTCAGGTCGATATCGCCGACGAAGCATCGGTTGCGGCAATGATGGAGGCAACCCGGTCGGCTTTTGGCGGACTGGACATTCTGGTCAACAATGCGGCGTTGATGGTCGAAGCCGTCGGGACGCCCGCGATCCAGACGAGCATCGCCGATTTCGAACGCTTGATGCGCGTGAACCTTACCGGTGCGCTGATCTGTTCAAAGGCCGCCGTCCCGCTGTTTCAGGCGCGCGGCGGCGGCAAGATCGTCAACCAGCTGTCCGCTGGCGCTTTTCCCGCGCAAACGCCCTATGGCATCAGCAAGGTCGCCCTGTTGGGGCTGACCACGACGCTTGCCACCGAACTCGGACGGATGAACATCAACGTCAATGCGATTGCGCCGGGCATGACCATGTCGGACGCGGGCAAGGCACTGACCCCCGAGGACAGCCCCTTCGTCCAGGCCGCGATGGCGCGCGTCGTCAAACAGCCGCGCGGCGAGCCCCAGGATCTGGTCGGCGCCCTCCTGCTCCTTTGCTCGCCCGCGGGCGACTGGATCACGGGGCAGGCGCTGAACGTCGATGGCGGCTTCATCATGCGGAATTGA
- a CDS encoding enoyl-CoA hydratase/isomerase family protein — protein sequence MSKPLVIREDSGGICTLTLNRPDKRNAINRDLFRAFRAHIRDLESDRDTGLVVITGAGGHFCAGHDLKQAPHADALGWLRQEMLILERLTKLRQPVIAKVSGSCYTGGLELALAADFIVCGDSARFADTHGKWGLVPGWGLSQRLPRRIGQARALEMMFTSRPYSGAEAAAMGLANHCVADADLDAKVTELAALILDNSRHSNAENKRLVYDTDGMALDTGLSHELMRNAGFDPAMRQKGEAIGSARKGG from the coding sequence ATGAGCAAACCGCTCGTCATCCGGGAGGACTCCGGCGGCATCTGTACGCTGACGCTCAACCGCCCCGACAAGCGCAATGCCATCAACCGTGACCTGTTCCGTGCCTTTCGTGCCCACATCCGCGACCTCGAAAGCGATCGCGATACGGGGCTGGTGGTCATCACCGGCGCGGGCGGGCATTTCTGTGCCGGTCACGACCTGAAACAGGCGCCGCACGCCGATGCACTCGGTTGGCTTCGCCAGGAAATGCTGATTCTGGAACGCCTGACCAAGCTGCGCCAGCCGGTCATCGCAAAGGTTTCCGGGAGCTGCTATACCGGCGGCCTCGAACTTGCGCTGGCCGCCGATTTCATCGTCTGCGGCGACAGCGCCCGTTTCGCCGACACCCACGGCAAATGGGGCCTTGTCCCCGGCTGGGGCCTGTCCCAGCGCCTGCCCCGCCGGATCGGTCAGGCCAGGGCACTGGAGATGATGTTCACCAGTCGTCCCTATAGCGGCGCCGAGGCAGCGGCGATGGGCCTTGCCAATCATTGCGTCGCCGACGCCGATCTGGACGCGAAAGTGACCGAACTCGCCGCGCTGATCCTGGACAACAGCCGCCACAGCAATGCCGAGAACAAGCGGTTGGTCTATGACACCGACGGCATGGCGCTGGACACCGGCCTTTCCCATGAATTGATGCGTAATGCGGGGTTCGACCCGGCCATGCGGCAAAAGGGCGAAGCGATCGGCAGCGCGCGAAAGGGCGGCTGA